In the Cylindrospermopsis raciborskii Cr2010 genome, AACTAACGCTTTGTAATTCTGCTTGGAGTTGTCCATTTTCCTTTTCCAGCATGGCTATTTTTTCCTGCAATGGGTTAATTCTTTCTTCAAATTTTTGACTATAAATTTGTGGTAGCTCCTGTACCACCTGCTCCAACATGCGACTACGATCAGTTAGTTCTTGCACTGACTGTCTTAGCTGGCGAATTTCGGTATCGCGGACAGAAATTTGTTCCTGATAAAATGTTACTTGCTCTTCCATAGCTTGCAGTTGTTGCTGCAGTGCGGTTATTTGTCCCACATTACCCTTTAACTCTTTTTGCTCAGGGATAAAAGTATGATTACCTTTGACCAGTCGAAATAGTTCTTGGGATAACTGCTGCACCAATTGATCTCTCAGTTGCAGGTCTTGACGCAACTGCAACACTTCCGTACCAAGCTCTTGGATGTTGGGATTCTCGGATTCAGTCACGGTGGGTTATGTCTCTATAAGTTGTTTAGGTTGTTAAAATATGTACTTATATTTCTCATTAGGTCAAGGTTGCTCAGGTGAGAGCAACCGAGTTTTAGTACAAGTACTATTGGTGGTTAAGCTGGCACTGCTTCGCTATCGGGCGCTGTAGTTTTAACTTCCTGTTTAACAGTTAGGTAACGGATAACATCTTCATTTAGACGCATACTACGCTCAAAAACAGCAATAGCACCTGTAGGAGCTGTATAGTTAAACTGGACATAGACACCATCACGATGGCGATTTATTTCGTAAGCAAGACGACGCTTGCCACGATTTTGAATCTCCAAATTCTCTGCGCCCTGTTCGTTCAACAGGTTTTGGTATTTAACTATGGCCTGGTCTACCTGGTCGTCTCCCAAATCAGGACGGAGAATGTAGGTTGTTTCGTAAACTGTAGTCATGTATTGTTAGTTCCCTTATGGACAACAAAGGCTGCTGATGTAGGTATGTGTGTAGAGTAACCTGATAGGTTACCAACCATTCCACATCCGAAGCAACAAGGAATTACAATTGTAGCAGTTTTCAGTTCCATTGTCTAACCCAAATTATGGCAGAAATTATGGCACAACGGTACGTGCGAGTTAAAAGTCAGGAAGGAAGGATTTACTACGGGTCACTAGAAATATCCCTGAGTGTGATAGTTTTAGATGGTCCCCCTTGGTTGGAGGGAGAACCGACGGGTTTGATTTTGGAACCGGGTAAATATCAATTACTGGCTCCCTGTTTGCCTTATAAGGTTGTTGCTGTGGGTAAGAATTATGTTGACCACGCAGCTGAAATGGGTGGATCTGTTCCCTGTGAACCCCTAATTTTTTTGAAACCACCCACCACTGTCATTGCTTCGGGGATGGAAATTAAATATCCCCGTCAGTCACAACGGGTAGACTATGAGGGTGAGTTAGCACTGGTTATTGGCGATCGCACTTGTGATTGTTCGCCACAGGAGGCTCAAAGCAAGATTTGGGGTTATACCATTGCTAATGATGTTACTGCTCGCGACTTACAAGGTAAGGACTCTCAAT is a window encoding:
- the rpsF gene encoding 30S ribosomal protein S6 — its product is MTTVYETTYILRPDLGDDQVDQAIVKYQNLLNEQGAENLEIQNRGKRRLAYEINRHRDGVYVQFNYTAPTGAIAVFERSMRLNEDVIRYLTVKQEVKTTAPDSEAVPA
- a CDS encoding fumarylacetoacetate hydrolase family protein, which translates into the protein MAQRYVRVKSQEGRIYYGSLEISLSVIVLDGPPWLEGEPTGLILEPGKYQLLAPCLPYKVVAVGKNYVDHAAEMGGSVPCEPLIFLKPPTTVIASGMEIKYPRQSQRVDYEGELALVIGDRTCDCSPQEAQSKIWGYTIANDVTARDLQGKDSQWTRAKGFDTFCPLGPWIVRELNPGARLQTFLNDQSHPVQSASIDQMVFPPDILVSYISQVMTLIPGDVILTGTPSGIGPLNLGDRVSVEIEGIGRLENIVVARYS
- a CDS encoding Npun_F5560 family protein, which produces MTESENPNIQELGTEVLQLRQDLQLRDQLVQQLSQELFRLVKGNHTFIPEQKELKGNVGQITALQQQLQAMEEQVTFYQEQISVRDTEIRQLRQSVQELTDRSRMLEQVVQELPQIYSQKFEERINPLQEKIAMLEKENGQLQAELQSVSYRLALKSRNSTHSGIDLPNFP